In the Raineyella fluvialis genome, GCCCGGTGCAGGGCCAGGACGCTGGTGGCGAAGCGGGTCTGCGCGTAGCCGGCCTCGTCCGCGAACGGCAGGGTGACGCGGGCGTCGCAGAGGGAGCCGATGGTCGACTCCTCGACGCCGACGAAGGCCAGCGTCGGGATCCGTCCGCCCAGCTGGTCCAGGAGCGCCACCACGTCCAGGGTGTCGCCGGAGCGGGACAGCACGACGACGCGGTCGAAGCTGCGCCGGTAGGGGAACTCGCTCGCGACGTAGGAGTCGCTCTGTCCTTGTTCGCTGTCCTCCCGTAGCCAGGCGATCGACTGGGCAATGTTCCACGCGGTGCCGCAGCCGACGTACGCGACGCGCTCGCCCGCTCGTGGCAGCAGGTCGCGCACCGCGTCCACCATGCCGATCGCCTGCTCCCAGCAGTTCGGCTGGGAGGCGATCTCATCGGCCACATAGAAGCTCATCGGACCTCCTTCGGTTCCTCGCGCTCTCACCCTAAGGCGCGACGGGGCCCTGGGGTGCGGACTGCGAGGAACCGGGGAGGACCACGCTGAGCCGTGCGGTGGCCGCCGCCCGGGTCACCTCGACCGCCTCCTGGGCGGTGACGTCGAGGAGGACCAGCACGTCCTGGCTGCTGGAGGCCGACAGCGGTCCCGTGTCGCCCTGGGCGGGGATCGAGGCCACCCGCGCCCGTGTCGCCGCCCGTCGCACCTCGCCCGAGGAGGGGTCGGTGGCCAGCACGTCGATGACGTCCCCGACCCTCAGGACCGCCACGATGCCTGGGTCCGCAAGGCGCGCGGGCACCGCCACGTGCCCGGACGACAGGCCCGCCAGGCCGGGGCCGACCAGGGCGGAGGCGGTGAGGATCGTCCCCGCCGTCAACGGGCCGGCGGGCGTACGTCCCTCGGCCTGGTCGAGAGCCGTCACCGCGCCGCCCGGGACCAGGTCCGGGGGGACGGACCGGAGGGTGAGCTGGGTGCGGGACAGGGCGCTGCCCCCGGTGACGTCGGCCGTGAGGACGACGACCTGGGCACCGCCACCCGGCGGGGCCGCGAATACGCGCAGGGCGCCCAGGACGGCGACGAAGGTCAGCA is a window encoding:
- a CDS encoding SAF domain-containing protein, translated to MPTATPHSPSLLSWTRALRRFVAWHRRSLAAVLTFVAVLGALRVFAAPPGGGAQVVVLTADVTGGSALSRTQLTLRSVPPDLVPGGAVTALDQAEGRTPAGPLTAGTILTASALVGPGLAGLSSGHVAVPARLADPGIVAVLRVGDVIDVLATDPSSGEVRRAATRARVASIPAQGDTGPLSASSSQDVLVLLDVTAQEAVEVTRAAATARLSVVLPGSSQSAPQGPVAP